DNA from Antennarius striatus isolate MH-2024 chromosome 1, ASM4005453v1, whole genome shotgun sequence:
CAGGATCGGGCTCAAGCAGTACGTGAAGAACAAGCCCACCAAGTGGGGCTTCAAGCTCTTTGTCCTGGCCGACTCGGCGTGCGGATACACCCAGAACTTCTTCGTGTACGCCGGAAGAGAAGGTACCCCCACAGGGAAGGGGCGGAGCTACGATGTCGTCATGAGACTGCTGGACATACCCTTCCTGGGAAAAGGGTACAAGCTCTACGTGGACAACTTCTACACCAGTCCGACTCTTTTCCTCGACCTCCTGTCACGAAAAATCTGGGCTTGCGGAACGGTCCGACCCAACGTCGCCGGCTACCCCAAGAAGAAACACAACGACATGACCAACAGGACCCCGCGGGGGACCATCCGCTGGATCCGACGGGACAAGTTGCTGTTTGTCAAGTGGTTGGACACCCGGCAGGTGACCATGTGTTCCACGCTGCACAAAGCGTACAGCAACGACACGGCGACGCGCAAAGTGAAGGAGGCGGACGGGCGGTGGGCGGTGAAGCAGGTACCGATTCCAGGTAGCATCAAAGACTACAACCAGCACATGGGGGGCGTGGACCTATCGGACGCTCTCATTTCTTACTACAACGTCCTCCACAAGACACGCAAATGGTACAAAACGCTTTTCTATCATTTCGTGGACATCGCCACCGTGAACGCCTTCATCCTGCACAAGCAAATGTGCAAACTGCACAATCGCCCTGAGTTGAGGCAGAAGACCTTCAGGGAACAGCTGATTGTGTCCCTGGCTGAGATCGGGTCGACGCCCCGCCGGGCAGCGCCGTACACCTTTACCACCTTCCCCTGCCCCGTCCCCGCGCTTCCTCCATCTAACAAAGAAGCAACCGCGTCGTCGTCCGGCGCTCCCGGTTTGGGCCACCTCCCGGCGTACTTTGCGGAACAAATGAGCAACGTGTCCCCGAGGTACCGGGCCACCGCCGGCCGGCGGGCGTGCGTGCTCTGCAAACGGAAGTCACCCGTCTTTTGCGGCGCCTGTCAGAAGACGCTCTGCTTCACGTCTGTCAGGAACTGCTACAGCGAATGGCATCGCAGCAACGGCGTCTGTGCGTGAGAGTTCTACTCAGGTACCATCGGTACGACCCGCCCTGGACGGACGGGTCGACGGCGGCAGGAAGTTGGGGAAACATCCGTCTCGATCTCCACCAGCAACCAAATGTCAGACCTTTTGGCTCCTGGACTCCAAGAACtgagtcatgaaaataaaatccaggttcTCAAACAAATTTACAAGCCAAATATTCACCTGGTGCCAAACGGGATGAAGCTGACCCCCGTCATCCGGAAGCATCCGTCTACAGACGTAAACGAACGTCTTTCTGGAGTGAttcttgtctgtgtttgttttaactTCGTATCCAGGCTGGTAGAAGTAGAACagatttatactgtttagaACCTGTGGTGCCTGAACCAATAGAAAGTATAGAAATGGATGTATGTAGGCGGAGTCTCCATCTGGGATGAacatattcacacaaaaaggaaaaacagaccTCATAGGAGCagtaatcctaacccctaaactaacccgaaccctaaaactaatcctaacccgaaaactaaacctaaccctaaaactaacccaaaCCCGAAAACTAATCCTAAAACTAAAATTAACCTTAAAattaaacctaatcctaaaactaacccaaaccctgaaACTAATCCCAtaactaacccaaaccccaaaactaaacctaaccctaaaactaaccttAAAATTAAACCTAATCttaaaactaaaactaacccaaaccctaaaactaaacctaatcctaaaacTAAAATTAACCTTAAAattaaacctaatcctaaaactaacccaaaccctaaaacTAATCCCATaactaacccaaacctaaaactaaacctaaccctaatcctaaaactaacccaaaccctaaaactaaccctaaaaTTAAAACCAACCTGAAAACTAAACCTACAATTAAAATGAATcctaaaactaaacctaacccaaacccaaacctaaaactgaacctaaccctaaaattaaaactaaacctaaaattaaaatgaatcctaaaattaaacctaaccctatcccatAAACCAGGACTAACGTcacgtttgtgtttgttttattttaaacttctGTTCTGCTCGTCTTCCTGGTTATGCTAACAGCTACTAGCGTAAACATCAGTAGataaccctgacccctgacctctgacctgtcaCTGATGTTATTCCAACCACCCTAAACGCTCTCGGTCGTTCCGTGGGCGTGTCCACCTACAGACCCTGAATCTGAGATGCAGAATCGATCTACCTCAAAGGCTTCTGGGAAAACCGACGCATCGTGTTCACACGTCCATCTTCAGAGCCTCCGGTCGGAACCGACCCTGGACCGTCTGGTTCCACAacaagctaacgttagcatcagCGCTACCTCATCACAGAGACCCCACCCCTCcaagcctgacacacacacacacagtattgtCTTTATAATGAATATAAagcagtgacctctgacctataGACCTGTGAACACCCCGGCTCCAGCGCCGGGTTCCTACCTCTGATCGATCCGTTTCCTTAGTTTATTCTGTTTGGGACTGTTTTATATCCAGATAAAATCTTTGACACATCCCTGTGTGGCGTTTTGgtttctgtggtgtgtgtgtgtgtgtgtgtgtgtgtgttaaatgtgacgAATGTTGCcggagttgtttttttcatcttctaAACAAATCAAAGTGTTATCAATGAAATCTTTAAATCTGTTAATCTATTAATCTGTTAATCTATTAATCTGTTAATCTATTAATCTGTTAATCTATTGATCTGTTAATCTATCACACTGAAGACGCACCTGAAACATGCGGATAAGAGACGAAATGAATCAGACGGATCAGATCTGGTGCTAAACGATCGCCGTGACAACAGGCTCTTCCTGTAGGAACCTTAAAGGGGCGTGgctagtgatgtcatcaccacaGCAGGAATCTCGGCGCTCGTGAAGAAGGAAGACATTTGAATGAACGGTGGCGGCGGCCTGAAGTCAACAACACGCCTGAAGACACACCTCTTTTCTGACGTCCCACCAGGTaaatgggggcggggcttgctAGCACGCTGCCGTTAGCATGTTTTCAAAGTCGTTTGCTACTTAATGCTAAAGCTGAGGGAGGATTCGGGGTTAAATCCAGACTGAAGGTGTGACGACCTCGTTCAACACGCTTTAAATaatgatgaacacacacacacgctccacCCGTTAGCATTTCAGCGCCGCCGTCTGCATATGTAAACGTGTCGCTGCAGAAGAGATAGCGAGTGGCGGCGGGCGGGGCCagaggggctgatgggagctgAATCAACACTAAGCAGACGTGACGGGCGGTGACCCCGCCCCACCCCGTTTCATCCCGGCTTCGCTCCGGTCGGATGGCGGCGCTGCGCGGGATGCTACGCTAGCGTTCTGCTGTGATTAATCACCTGATAGAGAGGGGGGGACGTGACGATCCACCCGCCGTCGCCGCCGCTGGCAGATAAAACGCTGTTTAACCTCCTGCCAATCAGACgctgtttgcccccccccacgGTAAACTGGGAGCGTTTGTGCCGACGCGGCGCCGGATCTCATCTCTCAGCTCATAAAGCAGAAGAAACGCAAAGTTTGTTTCCGTCTCACCAGGGATTAATAATCTGCAGCGAGGACGAGACGGGATTATTAATGTCTGCACAGTTTATTCAGTGTTTCACTGCCACTGGAGCGTTAGCGAGGGTCGCTAAAGGTTAGCCGAGGGTCGCTAAAGGTTAGCCAAGGGTCACTAAAGGTTAGCCGAGGATCACTTAAGGTTAGCCGAGGATCACTTAAGGTTAGCCGAGGGTCGCTAAAGGTTAGCCGAGGGTAACTTAAGGTTAGCCGAGGGTTGCTAAAGGTTAGCCGAGGGTCGCTTAAGGTTAGCCGAGGGTCGCTAAAGGTTAGCCGAGGGTCGCTTAAGGTTAGCCGAGGGTCGCTAAAGGTTAGCCGAGGGTCACTTAAGGTTAGCCGAGGGTCGCTAAAGGTTAGCTGAGGGTCGCTAAAGATTAGCAGAGGGTCGCTAAAGGTTAACGAGAGTTGCTAAAGGTTAGCGAAGGTCTCTAAAGGTCAGCCGAGGTTTGCTAAGGGTTAACCGAGGTTTTCTGAATGTTAGCCGAGGGTCGCTAAAGGTTAGCCGAGGGTCGCTAAAGGTTAGCGAGAGTCCCTAAAGGTTAGCGAGGGTCGCTAAAGGTTAGCCGAGGGTCTCTGAGCGTTAGGCGAGGGTCGCTAAAGGTTAGCCGTGGGTCTCTGAGCGTTAGCTGAGGGTCTCTGAGCGTTAGCCGAGGGTCTCTGAGCGTTAGCTGAGGGTCTCTGAGCGTTAGCCGAGGGTCTCTGAGCGTTAGCCGAGGGTCTCTGAGCGTTAGCTGAGGGTCTCTGAGCGTTAGCCAAGGCTCTCTGAGCGTTAGCCGAGGGTCTCTGAGCGTTAGCTGAGGGTCTCTGAGCGTTAGCCGCGGGTCTCTGAGCGTTAGCCGCGGGTCTCTgaatttcagctttttaattcccGTTTCCGGTGAAGAAGAACGTCTCCATGCGTTATTGATGGCCTCGCCCCCCCCGACCCCCAGCACACGCTCCTGGACCATCTACCTGCCCCACCAGAACCATGTTGTTAGTGTTGTGGACGCCCCGCTGCTCTCTGACAGGCCCCATCACCGCATTACACACCATTACCCCCTAATGGAGTCAACAACCCCCCCGGCGAGTGGGGTAATGGGGGGGGCTCTGTTGTCCGACTCATTAAGTGATTTAACGTCTGGATGACCCCCGGCTCCATCGCTGAGTCGCTCAGCTGCGCTCGTCAGTAGTAGCCCTCTGACAATGATAGGGGGGGGCACCGGGGTAAACCTGGATCATGAATCGTTTGCTTCTGCCTGGGCGCTCCTCCAGACGTTAGATGAAGCCGCTTCACCCTGACAGCTGACGGACAGGAGGCGTCTGGAGCTGCCAATCACTCCCCGGGTCGAAGCGGCGCTCACGCCAGAGTCGGACGGGCATCTGACCATGATCAGCATCGGTTACTATGACAACAGTGATGAACGGCTGTTAATAACAACACACATATCAGCTGATCCCCAGCGGCACACGATCCAGGTTCACATCTGGGTTGAGAAACGAGCACAgaggtacttcctgtttcctcatgAAAGCcttagccccgcctcctcctgtaGACCCACTTAGTGGGAGTTagatcagttaaatcagttggatcagttaaatcagttggatcagttaaatcagttggatcagttaaatcagttaaatcagttggatcagttggatcagttaaatcagttggatcagttaaatcagttaaatcagttaaatcagttggatcagttaaatcagttaaatcagttaaatcagttggatcagttggatcagttaaatcagttaaatcagttaaatcagttggatcagttaaatcagttaaatcagttaaatcagttaaatcagttaaatcagttggatcagttggatcagttggatcagttggatcagttggatcagttggatcagttaaatcagttaaatcagttaaatcagttaaatcagttggatcagttggatcagttaaatcagttaaatcagttaaatcagttggatcagttaaatcagttaaatcagttaaatcagttggatcagttaaatcagttaaatcagttggatcagttaaatcagttaaatcagttaaatcagttggatcagttggatcagttaaatcagttaaatcagttaaatcagttggatcagttaaatcagttaaatcagttaaatcagttggatcagttggatcagttaaatcagttaaatcagttaaatcagttggatcagttggatcagttaaatcagttaaatcagttaaatcagttaaatcagttaaatcagttaaatcagttaaatcagttagatcagttaaatcagttagatcagttggatcagttaaatcagttggatcagttggatcagttggatcagttaaatcagttggatcagttaaatcagttggatcagttaaatcagttggatcagttaaatcagttggatcagttaaatcagttggatcagttaaatcagttggatcagttaaatcagttggATCAGTTAGAAGAAGAGTTGATCTTTGAAATCACGTCTGCCCGTTAGATAAATCACCGTCTCTGCTgggcccagaagaaagtttagaatctgccaatccttCTTTTGATTCTTCCTGCGTTTCAAACCGATAAAGTTCACCTGTTTGTCAAGAGTAGGACTGAATGAGAGACTCTTTAAAAACAGGGACAGATTGtcgagtctctgacagtctaggaagcagtgaaaaactgcgagaacagaagaagaagtctTGAAGGGTCGATGATGCTCCTGCTGTTGCTACGAGACGCCTGAAACCTCTTCAGGGACCGGAGACCCTTCAGGAAGGTCGGGTCAGACCTTAACCATCCTGACCGGTTGTCAGAGAACCGTCAGACCAAACTGGGTTTGAAAGTCTTACAGCAGCTAAAAGATCTCAAACTGACAGgaaacatttcttcttcttctttgcgatgaagacgagacgactacttcctgtctggaggAGCCTTTGAGAACGTTTCATTACGCCGTCTAAACTGCTCCGGTACGTTCTGTTCCCGCATCGTGACACCACGTCCTGCCGCCGCGGAACGCCGCCGCTCGTCTGGCGGGTTTAACTGTCGGCGGTTAAATACGGCTGGCAGAACGTTTGGATCATAAAGCATTCTGGGACTTTTGTGGCGCCGAGCAGAGAATCAGGACTGCGAGGGGGAAAATCCCTGACATGTCGTTCCGCCGCCGGAATCCATCACGCAACAAAAGCCCGACTTGAGTGGAAATTTATAGTCTTGCCAAACACACTATCTCATCGCGGAGCCACGACGcattcatcacttcctgttcctctcattgagggaggggggggggggttgagtcGTTTGATTTAGCCGTTAGCGGAGCATGGTGCTAATCTGTCAGCTCAGTAAGTTTGTGAAAGAGTTATTCAGCTTAATGACACTCAGTCATCAGTTTCTGTCTGGGCCActcatgactgtgtgtgtgtgtgtgtgtgtgtgtgtgtgtgtgtgtgtgtgtgtgtgtgtgtgtgtgtgtgtgtgtgtgtgtgtgtgtgtgtgtgtgtgtgcgcatctAAAGGCCAAGGACGCTGTCGGCGCTAAGTGGCGATGACGGATGTCCTCACACTTATAATTGTGTCATTACCACCCTGTGGAACACGATCATTAGTCCATCCAGCCTCCGCTGTAATTACCCGATTGGAGCAGactgggggggtagggggggtgtCTGTCTCCAGGCTTCAACAAAGTCATATTTTCACCTTCCGGCAGAAACACGCAGGAAATTGCTTCACGTGATTGATTTGTGTTCTGATTCCGAGTCCGAGAGTCAGTCCTGACGAGTCAACAAAGCCCTTCAGAGCCCCaagaggctccgcccacgacAGCCTGGTCCGTTATTGGCTTCCTGAAATCACAGGTTTGTCTCCTCACAAGGCAGGAAATGTAGATGAGACcccagaaccccccccaccaccacccccccagcaCTGTGAAGGTAGTAATCAGCGGCTGGTGAAAGACTACCATTAACTGGATCAGTCTAACAACTGGTGTGGATAACAGACTGGGCAGCCGCACTGCTTCAATTGTGAAGGAAGGGTTGGGCCAGTCTACGTCCTGGAGAAAGACACCTTTTCATTGACCGGTCGTTACCTTGCCAACACGAACATGAAAACAAGTCTCTGTCTGACAGGATTGGTCGACCGTCTCGTCTATGAAGGAAGGTCTGGGCCGGTGGTCGGTCCACTACCCAGACAAAGACGCCGTTTCATTTACCGGTCGTTACCTTGGCGACCCGAACGTAAAGGGTAATCCCAACAGAGACTATGTCTGACAGGATTGGTCGACTGTCTTGTTTGTGAAGGAAGGGTCAGGTCAGTCCACTTCCTGGACAAAGACACCTTTTTATTGACCGGTCGTTACCATAGCAACACGAACGAGAAGGGTAACGCCAACAGAGTCTATGTCTGACATGAATTGGTCTCCCGTCTCGTCTGTGAAGGAAGGGTCGGGTTGATCCATGTCCTGGAGAAAGTCTAAGTGGTTACCTGGTGGCTCCAATGTGAGCGGTCACGCCAACAGAGTCTACGTCTGACAGGATTGGTTGACTGTCTCGTCTATGAAGGAATGGCTGGGTCGGTGGTTGGTCCTCTTCCCGGACAAAACAGCCGTTTCGCCAACGGGTGATTACCTTGGCGACCTGAACATGAACGCTAAGCCAAAACGAGTCAGTCTGACAAGAATGGTCACTTGTCTTGTTTGTGAAGGAAGGGTCGGGCCGATCTACGTCCCTGGGAAAGTCTATGTCGTTACCTTGGTGGCCTGAGCGTGAGCGGTCACGCCAACAGAGTCTATGTCTGACAGGATTGGTCGACAGTTCTGTTTTGTAAAGGAAGGGTTGGACCAGTGGTCGGTCTACTTTCCGGACAAAGACGCTGTTTCAACAAAAATCGGAGAAAGTTAAAACAAGGGTTCCCTCTAAATACCAGATTTCCTTAATGAAGACACGAGGCACAGGCGTGGGAGGAGAGGCGCCGCCTCGTGAGAGACAAAAGCTTTATTGAAAACCTGACAGTTTGGGATCTGATAACACGACATAATCTCATTACTCCAGAGCAGCGGGTAGCGTAGCGTCTGGGGGCAAACAAATCAATCCACGCCGTTAACGCGGAACCAGCCTCCAGCCGCTCCGCATCCACTCCCATTGGACCACGTTTTCAGGCTTGATTTCAGCGAACGTTTGAGCGCTCCAGCCCATAAACCATGCAAAACAGGCCGCCGGCGCCGGGATTACCTCCCCAATCCCCTCCCAGCTCAGAAACGGTCAGGAAACGGAACGGGAATAAACGAGGATAAAGAACCATACGAGGGATGGGAGGCGAGGGACCGGCGCCGCGATGGCAACGGCTGTGTTGGaacacaggaagtcagacgTGTGCAGATGGCGAACGTGGACGCCACCCAGAAGAGACTCCGACACGACCTAGACCAGCGGCGGCGCTATCGCCTCGAAAACAACCGAATTCATCGCGGAGCGTTCCGTAACCTTTAAATAGAGCGCTCCCCCCGCCGCGCCTCGCAGGCCTCCGCCAGGTTTTCACAGTGGGACGGGTCGATCCACCCCCCGTCGCCGCCACCTCGCGCTTTCAGCAGCACGGCCAGCGCCTTGGCTGCCGGCGCCGCTCGTCCTTCTCCAGCATCCGACCGTTTCATTATCTCAGTCCGGGCAGAGAAAAGaggattttattgttatttatactCCGACCTGTCTGTGGTGTGTTTattagtgggggggggttatctcCAGCGATAGTCGGAGGATGATTCCTGTTTCTGCTGGTTTCAGCAGCTCAGACCGGCTGATAGCGTCACAGATAATAGATTATTTATGGTGCTGCTGCTTCGGGGGGAGTCAAGGTTGTTGCTCTGGAAATGCTGATGGACGTTTTTCAcaatctttgttcttttttttaaaataacgaCGCTCATAACAGTTcgctgccttgctcaagagcgctTTGTTCGGATTTAGTGGGATTCATGATTACGCTTTGAATGATGCGACCTTTGAACGTAATGAAGTCAGAATCGTGATCGCAACCTCAGAGTATCCGGATTACCTTCCCCGTAaaaactggattataaaatacTGGAAATGGGCCTCCAGAGCGTTTCATCAGGAGGTTTGGGAATCTGATCTTGGctcctctcttttccaggaggatgaggaggagatccAGAACCGGTTGGAGGGACAACGGATCGTCTGGTCCGGGATCAGCTGGAAAACGTTTCCGAGTCGAGTTGGGAAACCCGTCTCGGAGCTGCCGATGCTGGCGGGACACAGACAAATAGAACTGACAGTGTTTTAATGAGTGTTTGTTCTTCATCACCAGCAGGAACATCATCAGGTCTTTGCTGGTTGCCTAGTAACCACCAGAGAGGTTTAAATCCAAACCACACATCCCATTCTGTCACAGTTGAATGGAGTCCTATGATTCACCTGTTTTTCCAGACAAGACCCGCCCCTTCCGCCTCTGATTGGTCTCCAGGCCCCTACAGATGATGCTGGTGGGCGTGTCCGATTTTAGATACATTCTttcaatttttgtgttttaaacatCCTGTTGGAAGCCCCTCCCACTCCTGGCCCCGCCCTGAAAGTGATGGTCCGAGTAGAAGCGTCACGCGTGTGTTTCCGTGTCCTGACGCCATTACGTGTGTGTTTCCGTGTCCTGACGCCGTTACGTGTGTGTTTCCGTGTCCTCACGCCGTTACGCGTGTGTTTCCGTGTCCTGACGCCGTTACGTGTGTGTTTCCGTGTCCTGACGCCGTTACGTGTGTGTTTCCGTGTCCTGACGCCGTTACGCGTGTTTCCGTGTCCTGACGCCGTTACATGTGTGTTTCCGTGTCCTGACGCCGTCATGCGTGACGGACTCGGCGGGTAGACGTAAGCAGGAGTCGGTAGTTTTAGAGGATTAATTCTGACATTAGGGCAGCTCCTGCACTCCAGGTGGAAACACATCACGTTTCCCTCAGCTTATCTGTAAAGCCAGCAcagctccaacacacacacacacacacacacacacacacacacacacacacacacacacacacacacacacacacacacacacacacacacactgtcagagcTTTGCAGCGCCCCTGAGGGACTCGCTCCCACCTCGGTGGACGTGATTCCTGCCGGTTTGGGATGTGTTCGTGTTCTCTTTGCTGAGAtgccccacccccaacccccccatcccttcAGCTCCTCCCGTTGCCGTGGAGATT
Protein-coding regions in this window:
- the LOC137600169 gene encoding piggyBac transposable element-derived protein 4-like, whose protein sequence is MVLSGSEDEPDPVRSGSESDSLTGDSSLDLDPSEPDDVTDDSSEDEWNRTPTKRRASAKRCCTPSASPRSASLKSPPRRWGLRRENGRSPRKRNHNESTPTNNHSSPKTVKTSSPCRKHQPGARGEDEGEDGDRWRDVDEQDVEPPQPRFRPERAPGPQLSRTATYTPLELFQLFFSTAVIDTLVRNTNAYWGRKHDGRQPSWLPVTSADMYSFLSLVLYMGIAPLKTLADFWRGTKLFNLPFPASVMPRRRFLAISRALHMNDPATEAANDLKRGTPGYDKLCKIRPLYEQILEACHTFFHPYQHISIDERMVASKARIGLKQYVKNKPTKWGFKLFVLADSACGYTQNFFVYAGREGTPTGKGRSYDVVMRLLDIPFLGKGYKLYVDNFYTSPTLFLDLLSRKIWACGTVRPNVAGYPKKKHNDMTNRTPRGTIRWIRRDKLLFVKWLDTRQVTMCSTLHKAYSNDTATRKVKEADGRWAVKQVPIPGSIKDYNQHMGGVDLSDALISYYNVLHKTRKWYKTLFYHFVDIATVNAFILHKQMCKLHNRPELRQKTFREQLIVSLAEIGSTPRRAAPYTFTTFPCPVPALPPSNKEATASSSGAPGLGHLPAYFAEQMSNVSPRYRATAGRRACVLCKRKSPVFCGACQKTLCFTSVRNCYSEWHRSNGVCA